From Argopecten irradians isolate NY chromosome 2, Ai_NY, whole genome shotgun sequence, the proteins below share one genomic window:
- the LOC138314675 gene encoding protein yellow-like, whose amino-acid sequence MLILLIILSIVARFSLAYSQRSCNRFVEHAFTVVDYTWPTDSAREDAIMDGTFIQTNNIISGMNIYKDSVFVTVPRWRLGVPSTLNKIVVKDGVSVLQPYPNWGYQTIGDCHALQYVQSVAIDPNTGWMWIIDNGRINIFAADGTPTRNLCPPKIIIYDIDKDEEIDFYEFPDSVANRNRTFLNDIVIQYHGGKARYAYITDDFEGRLVVYDRKKSMSHFYSHPSMFPVIDNITISNEWIEVNDGINGIALSSDMKYIYYGRLSGFDLYQVPTKVVSKPGKDLHSFVRKVGDKPAHADGMTYGFDDSIYFGGQGDNAVYRWDIEKDRQDQDTTFDLVEMNTVETFIVNPSCINFVDTLNLDQKKNLWFSVNKLHKFLLGTMDFSGTSGPNVLIMKVPAGTTSYLSGRRKRKQYKEDC is encoded by the coding sequence ATgcttattttgttaattatcttGTCAATTGTTGCGCGTTTTTCATTGGCATATAGCCAAAGATCCTGTAACCGCTTTGTCGAGCATGCATTCACTGTCGTGGACTACACGTGGCCGACTGATTCTGCACGTGAAGATGCTATAATGGACGGGACATTCATCCAAACCAACAACATCATCAGCGGGATGAATATTTACAAAGACTCTGTTTTCGTGACCGTTCCCCGATGGCGTCTCGGAGTGCCGTCAACACTCAACAAGATCGTCGTAAAAGACGGTGTTTCTGTTCTCCAACCTTATCCTAACTGGGGATATCAGACCATAGGTGATTGTCATGCTCTACAATATGTTCAAAGCGTAGCGATCGACCCAAACACCGGTTGGATGTGGATCATTGATAATGGCAGGATAAACATTTTCGCCGCTGATGGAACTCCCACTCGGAATCTTTGCCCACCGAAGATTATAATCTATGATATCGATAAAGATGAGGAGATCGACTTTTATGAATTTCCTGACTCGGTCGCTAACAGAAACCGAACATTCTTAAATGACATTGTTATCCAGTATCACGGGGGTAAGGCTCGTTACGCGTACATCACAGACGACTTCGAAGGACGTTTGGTTGTTTACGACAGAAAGAAGAGCATGTCTCATTTCTATTCACATCCATCCATGTTTCCAGTAATAGACAATATCACCATTTCCAACGAGTGGATAGAAGTTAATGACGGAATAAACGGAATCGCTTTATCATCGGATATGAAGTATATTTACTACGGTCGTCTTTCGGGATTCGACCTGTACCAAGTACCTACAAAGGTTGTAAGCAAACCAGGGAAGGACTTACACTCGTTTGTCCGGAAGGTAGGGGACAAGCCAGCGCATGCAGATGGAATGACATACGGTTTTGACGACAGTATATATTTCGGAGGACAAGGCGATAACGCTGTTTATAGGTGGGATATTGAAAAGGATAGACAGGACCAAGATACAACGTTCGATCTTGTAGAGATGAATACTGTGGAAACGTTCATTGTAAATCCGTCCTGTATAAACTTTGTCGATACGCTTAATTTGGATCAAAAGAAAAACCTTTGGTTCTCGGTGAACAAGCTACACAAGTTTTTATTGGGAACAATGGACTTTTCTGGAACTAGTGGCCCGAATGTGCTGATTATGAAAGTTCCAGCAGGCACAACAAGCTATCTTTCTGGAAGACGTAAAAGAAAGCAATATAAAGAGGATTGTTAG